The proteins below come from a single Bactrocera dorsalis isolate Fly_Bdor chromosome 5, ASM2337382v1, whole genome shotgun sequence genomic window:
- the LOC125778891 gene encoding uncharacterized protein LOC125778891 yields MKLGTFPAVITGFYILIQFTSVFAYIKYTNVKCVNYDKSFAESRQCELEVLSHNKVAFFLHIHFLQLPINNISGNLHVYRKANGYRPILFNYSTDFCKFMKYKKRVPFGKLIIEMLQLYHHLIIKNFVLKTEHLQSLPMPTGEYLLRFLVGF; encoded by the exons ATGAAGTTGGGAACTTTTCCTGCAGTTATCACTGGATTCTATATTCTTATTCAATTTACATCGGTTTTTGCATATATAAAGTATACGAATGTGAAGTGTGTGAACTACGATAAAAGCTTCGCGGAATCCCGACAATGCGAGCTTGAAGTTTTGTCCCACAATAAAGTCGCATTTTTCCTTCACATTCATTTTTTGCAATTGCCCATAAATAACATCAGCGGGAACTTACACGTTTATAGAAAGGCGAATGGCTATCGTcctattttgtttaattattcaaCAGATTTTTGTAAGTTTATGAAATACAAGAAGCGAGTACCTTTTggcaaattaattattgaaatgttgcaattatat CATCACCTAATCATTAAGAATTTTGTGCTCAAGACAGAACATCTTCAATCACTACCTATGCCAACTGGTGAATACCTTTTGCGATTTTTGGTTGGATTCTAA